In Candidatus Poribacteria bacterium, the DNA window TCGATTTAAGTCAAATATTCGGTATCCCGTTACTGGGGCAAACTTACCTGAACGTCGTGGTCGTCTGGACGTTGGTGCTTTTTGTCTACTGTTTTATCGCCTCAGTACTCCCCGTGTGGACACTCCTACAACCCCGTGATTTCATCAATAGCCACGAACTCGTATTAGCACTGCTCCTATTGCTACTCGGACTCGCCGTAGCAGGCTTAACAGGCAAAGCAGACCTTGTAGCCTCCGCCCCTGCTGTCGCTTCAGACATCCCACCCGACGCACCACCGATCTGGCCCTTCCTCTTTATCACAATCGCGTGTGGTGCTGTGAGTGGTTTCCACTGTATGGTGAGTTCTGGGACTTCCAGCAAACAAGTCGAATCCGAAAGTGATGCACAATACGTAGGCTACGGTGCGATGTTGCTTGAAGGCGGACTCGCCGTTATTGTCATTCTCGCCTGCTGTGCTGGCATCGGGATGGGGATTTTCAACCGCACCGGTACCGGTGCAAACTACACTTTTGAGCCTATTATCGCAGCAGAAAGTGCTGCACCTGTTACCAATCACGATGCATGGAGAACCCGTTATGCTACTTCCGAAACAGTAACAAATGCTGATGGTACAACAACGGTCGTCGGAGGCTGGGCAAGCCATAATCTCAAGGCAAAGGTGAGCGCGTTTGTTGATGGCGGTGGAAACTTCCTCGCTTCGCTTGGCATCCCACTCAAGATGGGTATCGCAATTATGGCAGTACTCGTCGCCAGTTTCGCTGCCACAACGCTTGATACTGCGACACGGCTTCAGCGATATGTCATCTTTGAACTCGCGCAGACAGCTAACATCAAACCGTTAATGAACCGTTACGTCGCTACTGCGTTTGCGTTAGTCCTTGCGGCTGCTGTCGCCTTACTACAGGGACCAAGTGGACCCGGTAGTGGCGGCTTGACACTCTGGCCCCTCTTCGGTGCAACGAATCAACTCTTAGCAGGATTAGCGTTCATGGTCATTGTCTTCTATCTCGTGCGCCGTAACAAACCGATCTGGTTCGCGTTCCTCCCGATGGTCGTCATGCTCATCATGCCCGCTTGGGCAATGTTGCATCAAATGTTCGATCCACAGACTGGCTGGCTCTTCACCGGTAAATATCTGCTTTTCGGATTTGGGGTCGTCGTAGAGGCGTTGCAAATATGGATGGTTGCTGAAGGTGTTATCGCCTGGCGAAATGCCCGCGGAAATTACCCCGAACTCCCGCCATTGGAAAGCGTTGCTGCTGATTAAACAGAATATTGATATAATATCCGTAGAAAACTCCCTTTGGTAAATATTCAGGGTACTTCATTATATCATACGGATTCTTTTTTTATCACACAATCCCACTTCTTACCTCAAACCCATACTTCTGACTCCCTCTATTTTCAAATTATGCACCCTTTCTATCGACAAATAGTCTCTTTATAGTAAAGCCCATAATTATTTGGACGCGCGATTGATCGTAGGGGCTGGGTTACCCAGCCCTTACGATCAGGCAATGTGGGTTGCTATCGTGGTGTGTCAATTTATTTTCGTGCTTTACTATAATCACAGAAATATGAGTCCTATGTCATCGTTTTGGCGATGTTAGTTTTTATCAATCAAGCGAATACCTTTCAGCGGAAGGAGAAAAGATGCCAGAGACTATAGAAAAACAGACCAAAGACGAAGCACTTCACAACCATCCTTTTGATGCAGAAATCTTTCAAAGGACATTCAACAGATACGTTCAAAGATTCAATACTATCTTTATCGTTTCAGTTCTCTTGATTAGCGCGCCTTTCATAGCATACCTGATTGCATGGTATTTAGAGCAGACCAAAGTTGACGTCACCGGTTTTTTACGTCTGTGGCATGCCGGCGAATCTCTACTGTTAGACGTGGGATTTCCACACATAGCATTCGGAATGTTTGCATCTGGAATTGTTTCCGTGAGTCACTTCGCTTTTGGAATTATCTCAATCGGTAATTTCTCTTTTGGCGTGATTTCAATCGGGATGTTCAGCTCTTGCGGTATTATATCTATAGGTGTTATGTCGTCTGTTGGTGTTATCGCAATTGGATATGCACGCGTTTATGGGGTCATCACTATCGCTATAGGGAGCAAAAAACCCTTTGGAAAAAGCACATACATGAACGGAAAGGCTTTCGGAGTGATTGCAATCGGGCGGCAGGCACACGGAATTTATTCGCTATCTTACGGAGAGGAAGGCGAAGGCACTTATCAGTTTTCACCGAAACGTCAGGACCCCGAGGCTGTCAATCTCTTTACGAGTTGGTTCAAGAAGTTCAAAAACGCGTTTGTTTTGCCTTCTTAATCCGATACATGCTTCCGTAAAACGTCCCTTACCTTATCCCTTTCTACATCGGATTTTACTTCCTCCACAAACGCTGTTTCCCGCTGAATAAGCACCTTCACAATATCCGCAAGTCGTAAAATCTGTAGTCGTTTTAGGGTATATTCTGTTACCTCCTCAAAGATACCTTCCTCCTTGAGAAAATCATCAAAACTGCCTCCTTCATACTTATTCATAATCAGCCTCCCGTTTTGTGGTAGTACGAAAGAAGGCGAGGCACAGAGACCTCGCCTAACAATGAAAATGAACGTCTATCAGCACGCGCTATGCTGGAAGCCCCTCAACAGCCGCAAAGAAATCGGCGTTTGATGCGCTAAACCCATACTGCTGCTCTACTTCCCGAATGGCAATCTCCGTTGTGAACAGATTATCGTACGTATCGGGGAACTCCACACCCGTCGTGGCATCGCGGAGTAGCACCATGTTATAACCATACCTTGACATAGACCGGATACCGTAATCCCTACCCAACACGCACCAATTCGTTGCGAAACCGGCAAAGAGCAGATGCAAGATACGCCGCTCCTCCAAGAGTTCATGCAACTGCTGCCCCGTTGCGATAACAAAGTCATCATCTTGTACATCAATTGCGGGGGATACAGCGAGTTGTGAAGCGAGTTTATCCCAATGGATACCAATACCCGGCGGTTGACTACGAGGACCACGGTAAACGGCGTAATCACCCGCACGACCTCGGAAATCGGAGGGAGGC includes these proteins:
- a CDS encoding isochorismatase family protein, with protein sequence MKTLDLRVRYFQDSTPADVPCRETAFIRREFEMPLPVDETALVLVDLWNVHFIESWIERAAQITTECVVPVIDSARQAGLTIVHAPSPPVAEQYPQLKRHKPPAPSTPSAWPPSDFRGRAGDYAVYRGPRSQPPGIGIHWDKLASQLAVSPAIDVQDDDFVIATGQQLHELLEERRILHLLFAGFATNWCVLGRDYGIRSMSRYGYNMVLLRDATTGVEFPDTYDNLFTTEIAIREVEQQYGFSASNADFFAAVEGLPA
- a CDS encoding carbon starvation protein A → MNTLIIAVLSFVGFIVAYHTYGKWLARKIFGLDAQATVPSQELKDDVDYVPTKKEIIFGHHFTSIAGTGPIVGPAIAVFWGWLPALLWVILGSVFIGAVHDFGALVVSLRNRGQSVGEVAGRMIGPRAKFLFLFVLFMGLTIVLAIFGLVIALIFSYYPESVLSVWVEIPLAIAIGLWIYRRGGNILIPSIVALGIMYIGMGVGAYLLPIDLSQIFGIPLLGQTYLNVVVVWTLVLFVYCFIASVLPVWTLLQPRDFINSHELVLALLLLLLGLAVAGLTGKADLVASAPAVASDIPPDAPPIWPFLFITIACGAVSGFHCMVSSGTSSKQVESESDAQYVGYGAMLLEGGLAVIVILACCAGIGMGIFNRTGTGANYTFEPIIAAESAAPVTNHDAWRTRYATSETVTNADGTTTVVGGWASHNLKAKVSAFVDGGGNFLASLGIPLKMGIAIMAVLVASFAATTLDTATRLQRYVIFELAQTANIKPLMNRYVATAFALVLAAAVALLQGPSGPGSGGLTLWPLFGATNQLLAGLAFMVIVFYLVRRNKPIWFAFLPMVVMLIMPAWAMLHQMFDPQTGWLFTGKYLLFGFGVVVEALQIWMVAEGVIAWRNARGNYPELPPLESVAAD